Proteins from one Chitinophaga oryzae genomic window:
- a CDS encoding oxidoreductase produces the protein MQKVWFITGSSRGLGRSLTEAVLQHGDKVAATARNISQLDDLQQQYGDQIFPLALDVTDYKKVPAVVAEAVQHFGRIDVLVNNAGFGIIGAAEAYTEEQVRSQLETNLYAPIVITRAVLPYMRQQGGGRILQVSSIGGRVGNAGLTMYQAAKFGLSGFTEALAKEAGPLGIYVTSVEPGGFRTDWAGASMTYAPEIAGYDMVNQRVDYFREGKFVAVGDPVKAAKAMVALAQHPTPPVHLVLGSEAIGLLKNADKLRQAEMEEWLPVSLSTDHEEAASFIDSPLGQWATQGVQRKAD, from the coding sequence ATGCAAAAAGTATGGTTTATAACCGGCAGCTCCCGTGGGCTGGGCCGGAGCCTCACTGAGGCAGTATTACAACACGGCGATAAAGTAGCCGCTACCGCCCGTAACATTAGTCAGCTGGACGATTTACAACAACAATACGGCGATCAGATATTCCCCCTTGCGCTGGATGTGACAGACTATAAAAAAGTACCTGCCGTGGTAGCGGAAGCGGTGCAGCATTTTGGCCGCATTGATGTGCTGGTGAACAATGCCGGTTTTGGCATCATCGGTGCAGCGGAGGCGTATACCGAAGAGCAGGTACGCAGCCAGCTGGAGACCAACCTGTATGCCCCCATTGTAATCACCCGGGCGGTGTTGCCTTATATGCGTCAGCAGGGCGGCGGCCGGATATTACAGGTCAGCTCTATCGGCGGCAGGGTAGGCAATGCGGGCCTGACCATGTACCAGGCGGCCAAATTCGGGCTGAGCGGCTTTACAGAAGCATTGGCCAAAGAAGCCGGACCGCTGGGTATTTACGTCACCAGCGTGGAACCGGGCGGTTTCCGTACCGACTGGGCAGGCGCTTCCATGACCTACGCCCCTGAAATAGCCGGCTATGATATGGTGAACCAGCGGGTCGATTACTTCAGGGAAGGGAAGTTTGTCGCAGTAGGTGACCCTGTTAAAGCGGCCAAAGCGATGGTGGCGCTGGCGCAGCATCCCACTCCGCCTGTACACCTGGTACTGGGCAGCGAAGCCATCGGGCTGCTGAAAAACGCCGATAAGTTACGGCAGGCTGAAATGGAAGAATGGCTGCCGGTGAGTCTCTCTACCGATCATGAGGAGGCCGCGTCATTTATCGATTCACCGTTGGGCCAGTGGGCCACTCAGGGCGTTCAACGCAAAGCAGATTAA
- a CDS encoding AraC family transcriptional regulator: MNTNPSRIAYSCYYSRTRDGEQFVPEHVFSYQVAGRLTLNNADKTYVFNEGDLRLIRRNQLVKFLKEPLEDGVFKTLSVYLDQEVLKSFSLEYGYQAETGGKAGETVLKLKTGPLCKSFLDSLLPYVQGNLLISEDLQRLKQREAIMVLLQAQPELKDVLFDFREPGKIDLEEFMNRNFHFNVQLKRFAYLTGRSLATFKRDFEHIFHTSPSRWLMQRRLQEAHFLIREKGKAPSDVYLETGFEDLSHFSFAFKKMYGVAPSKLVS; this comes from the coding sequence TTGAACACAAATCCATCCCGCATCGCCTACTCCTGCTACTATTCCCGGACAAGGGACGGGGAGCAGTTTGTGCCGGAGCACGTATTCAGTTACCAGGTTGCCGGCCGGCTGACGCTTAACAACGCAGATAAAACCTATGTTTTTAACGAAGGAGACCTCCGGCTGATCCGGCGCAACCAACTGGTGAAATTTCTAAAGGAGCCGCTGGAAGATGGCGTCTTTAAAACATTATCCGTCTATCTCGACCAGGAAGTACTGAAGAGTTTTAGCCTGGAGTACGGCTATCAGGCGGAAACCGGCGGTAAGGCAGGAGAGACCGTATTGAAACTGAAGACAGGACCGCTGTGCAAAAGTTTCCTGGACTCATTGTTGCCTTATGTGCAGGGAAATCTGTTGATCAGCGAAGACCTGCAGCGGCTGAAACAACGGGAGGCGATTATGGTCCTGCTGCAGGCCCAGCCGGAACTGAAGGACGTGCTGTTCGATTTCCGGGAGCCGGGCAAGATAGACCTGGAAGAATTCATGAACAGGAACTTTCATTTTAATGTGCAGCTCAAGCGGTTCGCTTATCTTACCGGGCGCAGCCTTGCGACCTTTAAGCGGGACTTTGAGCATATTTTCCACACGTCGCCCAGCCGCTGGCTGATGCAGCGGCGCCTGCAGGAAGCGCATTTCCTGATTAGGGAGAAGGGGAAAGCGCCGTCCGACGTATACCTGGAGACCGGATTTGAAGACCTGTCCCATTTTTCCTTTGCATTTAAGAAGATGTACGGGGTAGCACCTTCAAAGCTGGTAAGTTGA
- a CDS encoding co-chaperone GroES has product MANNLTATPLHDRVIIRPAQTEEKTSGGIIIPDTAKEKPQRGVIVAAGPGKKDEPVTVKAGDTVLYGKYAGTEVRIGNEDLLIMRESDILAII; this is encoded by the coding sequence ATGGCAAACAATTTAACGGCCACTCCACTTCATGACAGGGTCATCATCCGGCCCGCACAGACAGAAGAAAAAACCAGCGGTGGTATCATCATTCCCGATACCGCCAAAGAAAAACCACAACGCGGCGTCATTGTTGCTGCCGGTCCCGGAAAAAAAGATGAGCCCGTAACCGTTAAAGCGGGCGACACCGTCCTTTACGGCAAGTACGCCGGTACGGAAGTACGCATTGGGAATGAAGACCTTCTCATTATGCGCGAGTCCGATATCCTCGCCATTATTTAA
- a CDS encoding class I SAM-dependent methyltransferase: protein MKQKWDERYRQEGFAYGKEPNEFFREWLPKFTPGAILMPADGEGRNGVFAAQQGWQVTSFDQSDTAKVKAEQLAAEREVTLNYIVGNLEDLRFEEASFDAMGLIYAHFAGNKKAQFHRQLDACLKPGGVIIFEAFSKKHQGFKKADPRVGGPDALDDLYSQEEIITDFGNYDVLLLAEEEVLLNEGSFHAGRGSVIRFVGRKKNV from the coding sequence ATGAAACAGAAATGGGATGAAAGATACCGGCAGGAGGGATTCGCCTATGGGAAAGAGCCCAATGAATTTTTCCGGGAATGGTTGCCTAAGTTCACGCCGGGCGCCATACTGATGCCTGCCGACGGCGAAGGCCGCAACGGCGTGTTCGCCGCGCAACAAGGATGGCAGGTCACTTCCTTTGACCAGAGCGATACCGCAAAGGTAAAAGCTGAGCAATTGGCAGCAGAGCGGGAAGTAACATTGAATTACATCGTCGGCAACCTTGAAGACCTCCGTTTTGAGGAAGCCTCCTTCGATGCGATGGGCCTGATATATGCCCACTTTGCAGGTAATAAAAAAGCACAGTTTCACCGGCAACTGGATGCTTGCCTCAAACCGGGCGGTGTCATTATTTTTGAGGCATTCAGTAAAAAGCATCAGGGTTTTAAAAAAGCTGATCCCCGCGTGGGCGGGCCAGACGCATTGGATGACCTGTATTCACAGGAAGAGATCATTACAGATTTCGGCAATTATGATGTCCTGCTGCTGGCCGAAGAAGAGGTATTGTTGAATGAAGGCAGTTTTCATGCAGGGAGAGGATCGGTTATCCGGTTTGTGGGGCGGAAGAAAAACGTATAG
- a CDS encoding class I SAM-dependent methyltransferase, with amino-acid sequence MKLLSSSALIWSPVVANNRMNRKPQASGINSYEKELGFKPEDWQNNCLQQNGQAAWLDLCCGEGNALLQYARGVAANGQQANVRLKGIDLVDQFQPLPPDIDCVTFETRPLDDWSSDEQYDLVTCIHGLHYVGDKLKVLAAALKAVSSNGLFMANLDLKSIRIAGDGRHQYLRKIFAENDITDNGRRKIISCKGTRDVRFNVSYQGADDTAGPNYTGQEAVDSYYLVK; translated from the coding sequence ATGAAATTACTGTCATCATCCGCATTGATCTGGTCGCCGGTAGTGGCCAACAACCGTATGAACCGGAAACCGCAGGCCAGCGGCATCAACAGCTATGAAAAAGAACTGGGCTTCAAACCGGAGGACTGGCAGAATAATTGTCTGCAGCAAAACGGACAAGCCGCCTGGCTGGACCTCTGCTGCGGTGAAGGCAATGCACTGCTGCAATACGCCCGGGGAGTCGCTGCTAACGGCCAACAGGCCAATGTGCGGCTGAAAGGCATTGACCTGGTGGACCAGTTCCAGCCGCTGCCACCGGACATTGACTGTGTGACGTTTGAAACCCGCCCGCTGGACGACTGGAGCAGTGATGAACAATACGACCTTGTTACCTGCATACACGGTTTACATTATGTGGGAGATAAGCTCAAGGTACTGGCGGCAGCCCTGAAGGCTGTCAGTAGCAACGGACTTTTCATGGCCAACCTCGACCTGAAAAGTATCCGGATCGCAGGCGACGGCCGGCATCAATACCTGAGAAAAATATTCGCGGAGAATGACATCACCGATAATGGCAGAAGAAAAATCATTAGCTGCAAAGGCACGCGGGATGTCCGTTTTAATGTATCTTACCAGGGAGCGGATGATACAGCCGGCCCTAATTACACCGGCCAGGAAGCGGTGGATTCGTATTATCTGGTTAAATAA
- a CDS encoding trehalase family glycosidase: MKRLLIIGCLLGSSITALSQGAVFTTTDTAVQQAYRWAAGMVQHYRGNPGDAVGPWYEAALPARNAFCMRDVAHQTIGAAICGLDKENRNMLRAFASHIAEKRDWCSYWEINKWGLPAPEDYRNDREFWYNLNANFDMLFACWKLYRWTGDKSYIQHPVFTHFFEKTANEYIRRWVLQPDSLFSRPLHPNAPSPFNKQDYFHRCRGLASYVENVPDLKMGVDLIAAIYRGLSSLSAIAQLNGEVAKAARYESMARQYREKIDAHWWNSGDQRYYTWYNSEGRFGTGEGEMFLLWFDALKDTARSRQTMEYLMAGRWNVETTSYLPVICYQQGYWQQARRYVLQLSDPATTRREYPEVSFGVVEGIVRGLMGIEPDAAQGRITTLYRGQSGDTAAVRGLQVMNTIVTVTHTGKQTVFQHSGKQPLCWRAAFAGKHDRILVQNVAMAARYQADNNGRIISFVEVKAPAGKSIQATIK, encoded by the coding sequence ATGAAACGACTCCTGATCATAGGCTGCCTGCTCGGCAGCAGCATCACAGCCCTTTCGCAGGGTGCTGTTTTTACGACTACCGATACGGCCGTACAGCAGGCTTACCGCTGGGCTGCCGGTATGGTACAGCATTACCGCGGTAATCCCGGTGATGCTGTGGGCCCGTGGTATGAGGCCGCGCTGCCTGCCCGCAACGCTTTCTGTATGCGCGATGTGGCGCACCAAACCATCGGCGCCGCCATCTGCGGACTGGACAAAGAGAACCGTAATATGCTGCGCGCTTTTGCCTCGCATATCGCGGAGAAAAGAGACTGGTGCTCGTACTGGGAGATCAACAAATGGGGACTTCCGGCGCCGGAAGACTATCGCAACGACCGCGAATTCTGGTACAACCTGAACGCCAATTTCGATATGCTGTTTGCCTGCTGGAAGCTGTACCGGTGGACCGGCGACAAATCGTACATACAGCATCCGGTGTTCACGCATTTTTTTGAGAAAACAGCGAATGAATATATCCGCCGGTGGGTGTTGCAGCCTGATTCGCTTTTTTCACGGCCGTTGCATCCGAATGCACCGTCGCCTTTCAATAAACAGGACTATTTCCATCGCTGCCGCGGGCTGGCTTCCTACGTGGAAAATGTACCGGACCTGAAAATGGGAGTGGACCTGATAGCGGCTATCTACCGTGGACTGTCATCGTTATCGGCGATAGCGCAACTAAACGGCGAAGTTGCCAAAGCAGCGCGTTATGAAAGCATGGCCCGTCAATACCGTGAAAAAATAGATGCCCACTGGTGGAACAGCGGCGATCAACGTTATTATACGTGGTACAACAGCGAGGGCCGGTTTGGAACAGGGGAGGGGGAGATGTTCCTGCTGTGGTTCGATGCATTGAAAGACACTGCCAGGAGCAGGCAGACAATGGAGTATCTTATGGCAGGCCGGTGGAATGTTGAAACAACCTCCTACCTGCCGGTGATCTGCTACCAGCAAGGGTACTGGCAACAGGCGCGCCGGTATGTGCTGCAGCTGTCCGACCCCGCTACTACGCGGCGGGAGTATCCGGAAGTGTCTTTTGGCGTGGTGGAAGGGATCGTCCGCGGATTGATGGGAATAGAACCGGATGCTGCGCAGGGGCGCATTACTACCCTTTACCGGGGACAGTCCGGCGATACGGCTGCTGTGCGCGGACTGCAGGTGATGAATACCATCGTCACGGTTACGCACACCGGAAAACAGACCGTTTTTCAGCATTCGGGCAAACAGCCGTTGTGCTGGCGGGCGGCTTTCGCAGGGAAGCATGACCGTATCCTGGTACAAAATGTGGCCATGGCCGCCCGTTACCAGGCAGATAACAACGGACGGATAATATCTTTCGTTGAGGTAAAGGCGCCTGCCGGTAAAAGCATACAGGCAACGATAAAGTAA
- a CDS encoding TonB-dependent receptor encodes MITSFKATVTGFFLSLVTMAAVAQTTISGTVQSSEGPLRHATIRVNGTKTATFTDKDGKYSLSINRPDTFSLTVSLMGYTPQTRSFAAGEATADWMLEQSTRALGEVIVSASRKPESLDNVPSSVTVLTRKTLEDNLAVTSDITQILANEVPGLAPSAQTNSNVGQSLRGRSVLIMIDGIPQSTPLRNGEVDLRSIDPAVLERIDVIKGATAIYGNGASGGLINYITLTPKDNTPVAGRTSINLTGSLASLKGSTGGRIGQLLHGKLGKFDYAVSGVYERTGEWKDAKGKLVGTNYSLGETDSYNAFVKLGYAPNRRQRIQLMYNYYNSQQNSNYTLVNGNYLTEQPATGVLGKQTGKPTGINGNHNLQLSWHADSLIGGTSLQTDAYYESRDDVFYVSLGRFEGGDGQSHTLSKKKGFRFMFNSPITRQGSLSYGADFVNDITSQPLVDGRIWVPEMNMFNVAPFAETQWILLDNLILKGGVRMERVKISVEDYTTLRITNASGQTITPSFAVKGGDLTYTSTLFNVGVRYNRFPAFQPYASFSQGFSVADVGLALRDAKVDNISKINTEAVLVNNYELGFVSKAQKFRFELTGFISTSKLGAEMVYDAATDLFNVSRTPERIYGFEATAHYQPISKIDLNLAFSYVEGKADTGRTGHYNMYLNGRRIAAPKVGSSIAYRPLSGLELQVHYNGILKRDRFDKLPSGLYKGNEGIVKPYHLVNFNASYRVTRSTMLTLGIENVFNADYFPARSQWFMIPGFYSKGRGTAFNIGVTVNY; translated from the coding sequence ATGATCACTTCATTCAAAGCCACTGTCACAGGCTTTTTTCTCAGCCTGGTTACCATGGCTGCAGTAGCGCAAACCACCATAAGCGGTACTGTACAATCTTCCGAAGGACCGCTCAGACATGCCACCATCAGGGTCAACGGCACAAAAACAGCCACTTTCACCGATAAAGACGGGAAATATTCGCTCTCCATCAACCGGCCGGACACGTTTTCGCTGACGGTCAGCCTGATGGGCTATACCCCGCAAACCCGGTCCTTCGCCGCCGGCGAGGCTACGGCCGACTGGATGCTGGAACAATCCACCCGCGCCCTCGGCGAAGTGATCGTATCCGCCAGCCGCAAACCGGAATCACTGGACAACGTCCCTTCTTCCGTGACCGTCCTCACCCGCAAAACGCTGGAAGACAACCTTGCTGTCACCTCCGACATCACCCAGATACTTGCCAATGAAGTTCCCGGCCTCGCGCCGTCGGCACAAACCAACAGCAATGTGGGGCAGTCCCTCCGCGGCCGGTCGGTGCTCATCATGATTGACGGCATCCCGCAATCCACCCCGCTGCGTAACGGCGAGGTAGACCTGCGGTCTATCGATCCGGCAGTGCTGGAACGCATCGACGTGATCAAAGGCGCCACCGCCATCTATGGCAACGGCGCTTCCGGCGGTTTGATCAACTACATCACACTCACGCCTAAAGACAATACGCCTGTTGCCGGCAGGACCTCCATCAATCTCACCGGCTCCCTGGCCAGCCTGAAAGGTAGCACCGGCGGACGTATCGGACAATTATTGCATGGGAAGCTCGGAAAATTTGATTACGCTGTGAGCGGTGTATACGAACGCACCGGCGAATGGAAAGATGCCAAAGGAAAACTGGTAGGCACCAACTACAGCCTTGGCGAAACCGACAGCTACAACGCTTTTGTGAAACTGGGTTACGCCCCCAACCGCCGCCAGCGCATCCAGCTGATGTACAACTACTACAACAGCCAGCAAAACTCCAACTACACGCTCGTGAATGGCAACTATCTCACAGAACAGCCTGCCACCGGCGTATTGGGCAAACAAACCGGTAAACCGACGGGCATCAACGGTAACCACAACCTGCAGCTGTCCTGGCATGCCGACAGCCTGATAGGTGGTACCAGCCTGCAAACAGACGCCTACTACGAATCCCGGGACGATGTGTTCTACGTATCCCTCGGACGTTTTGAAGGCGGCGATGGTCAATCCCATACGCTGTCAAAGAAAAAAGGCTTCCGCTTTATGTTCAACTCCCCCATCACCCGCCAGGGCAGCCTCTCTTACGGTGCGGACTTTGTCAACGACATCACCTCCCAGCCCCTGGTAGACGGCCGTATCTGGGTGCCGGAAATGAATATGTTCAACGTAGCACCTTTTGCGGAAACCCAGTGGATACTGCTGGACAACCTGATCCTGAAAGGCGGCGTGCGGATGGAAAGAGTGAAAATCAGCGTGGAGGATTATACCACCCTGCGCATCACCAACGCCAGCGGTCAAACTATCACGCCCAGCTTTGCAGTAAAAGGCGGCGACCTCACTTACACCTCCACCCTGTTCAACGTGGGTGTCCGTTACAACCGGTTCCCGGCCTTCCAGCCTTACGCCAGCTTCTCCCAGGGCTTCTCCGTGGCTGACGTAGGCCTCGCCCTGCGCGACGCCAAAGTGGACAACATCAGCAAAATCAATACAGAAGCAGTACTGGTGAATAACTATGAACTGGGCTTCGTCAGCAAAGCACAAAAATTCCGTTTTGAACTGACCGGCTTTATCAGCACCTCCAAACTGGGCGCCGAAATGGTATACGACGCCGCTACCGATCTGTTTAACGTGAGCCGTACACCCGAACGTATCTATGGCTTTGAAGCCACCGCGCACTACCAGCCCATATCCAAAATAGACCTGAACCTGGCTTTCAGCTATGTGGAAGGCAAAGCCGATACCGGCCGCACCGGCCACTATAACATGTACCTCAACGGCCGCCGCATTGCCGCCCCGAAAGTAGGCAGCAGCATCGCTTACCGGCCGCTGAGCGGACTGGAATTACAGGTACACTACAACGGCATCCTGAAACGCGACCGCTTCGATAAGCTGCCCAGCGGATTGTATAAAGGCAACGAAGGCATCGTGAAGCCCTACCACCTGGTTAATTTCAACGCCAGCTACCGCGTAACCCGCAGCACCATGCTCACCTTAGGCATTGAAAACGTGTTCAACGCAGATTATTTCCCTGCCAGGTCCCAATGGTTCATGATCCCCGGATTCTATTCCAAAGGAAGAGGCACCGCGTTTAATATAGGCGTTACCGTTAATTACTAA
- a CDS encoding helix-turn-helix domain-containing protein has translation MKNIPVRNIRRGHPGDFGIQDIAEMTAGKGMVQALHRHDFFYVLALEKGAGKHEVDFVPYVIGNHAVYFLRPGQVHQLRLNAGSTGFMMQFTTGFCHHTQLLRRVGACNAYVDREGNVLRVLKDIFREYQQQQAQYREVIQSSLHIFLITLLRLQQQPATDNANTYTQERLEALLSLLETHIHTQKRASQYAAMLHLSLYQLNAVTRAALGKTVSALINEHIILEAKRLLLATTAQVSRIAEQLGYEDVSYFIRFFKKQTGYTPEAFRSNNG, from the coding sequence ATGAAAAATATTCCGGTTAGAAATATCCGGCGTGGCCATCCCGGGGACTTTGGTATACAGGATATCGCGGAGATGACGGCTGGTAAAGGAATGGTGCAGGCGCTGCACCGGCATGATTTCTTTTATGTGCTCGCCCTGGAGAAAGGCGCTGGAAAACATGAAGTAGATTTTGTACCCTACGTCATTGGCAATCATGCCGTTTATTTTCTGCGGCCCGGCCAGGTACACCAGCTCCGGCTCAATGCCGGAAGCACCGGCTTTATGATGCAGTTTACCACCGGCTTTTGTCACCATACGCAGCTGCTGCGCAGGGTAGGTGCCTGCAATGCCTATGTAGACCGGGAAGGCAACGTCCTTCGGGTGTTGAAAGACATCTTCCGGGAATATCAGCAACAGCAGGCGCAATACCGGGAGGTCATCCAGTCCTCGCTACACATTTTTCTGATAACATTGCTCCGGCTGCAGCAACAGCCGGCGACAGATAACGCCAACACCTATACGCAGGAGCGCCTGGAGGCGCTGCTGTCGCTCCTGGAAACACATATCCACACGCAGAAAAGAGCATCGCAGTACGCGGCCATGTTACATCTTTCGCTGTATCAGCTGAATGCCGTTACCCGGGCGGCGCTGGGGAAAACCGTGTCAGCACTGATCAATGAACACATCATACTGGAAGCCAAAAGACTCCTGCTGGCCACCACCGCGCAGGTGAGCCGGATAGCGGAGCAGCTGGGCTATGAAGATGTGTCTTACTTTATCCGTTTCTTTAAAAAACAGACAGGGTACACGCCGGAGGCGTTCAGGAGTAATAACGGCTGA
- the groL gene encoding chaperonin GroEL (60 kDa chaperone family; promotes refolding of misfolded polypeptides especially under stressful conditions; forms two stacked rings of heptamers to form a barrel-shaped 14mer; ends can be capped by GroES; misfolded proteins enter the barrel where they are refolded when GroES binds), with protein MAKQLFFDLEARNKMKKGVDTLANAVKVTLGPKGRNVVLEKKFGASHITKDGVSVAKEIELEDPIENMGAQMIKEVASKTADIAGDGTTTATVLAQAIIGEGLKNVAAGANPMDLKRGIDKAVEAIVANLQTQAQPVGHTEEKIRQVAALSANNDDTIGKLIAEAFGKVGKEGVITVEEAKGTDTTVEVVEGMQFDRGYLSPYFVTNPEKMQAELDNPYILICDKKISVMKDILHILEKTAQSGRPLLIIAEDLDGEALATLVVNRLRGTLKIAAVKAPGFGDRRKDLLADIAILTKGTVISEEQGYKLENADLSHLGTASSVIITKDNTTIVGGHGNKEDIDGRIAQIRAQLSTTTSTYDKEKLQERLAKLSGGVAVLYVGAATEVEMKEKKDRVDDALHATRAAIEEGIVPGGGVAYVRAVAALPDLKGLNADENTGIALVKRAVEEPLRQIVSNCGIEGSVVVQKIREGQGDYGFNARTEQYEPLLQAGVIDPAKVTRIALENAASIAGMLLTTECVVADKPKKEAPATAPAGMGGMDY; from the coding sequence ATGGCAAAGCAACTTTTCTTTGACCTCGAAGCAAGAAACAAAATGAAGAAAGGCGTTGACACCCTGGCCAACGCCGTGAAGGTTACACTGGGCCCCAAAGGCCGTAACGTAGTACTGGAAAAGAAATTCGGCGCCTCCCACATCACGAAGGACGGCGTTAGTGTAGCCAAAGAAATAGAGCTGGAAGACCCGATTGAAAACATGGGCGCCCAGATGATTAAAGAAGTCGCCTCCAAAACAGCCGACATTGCAGGTGACGGCACCACCACCGCTACTGTACTGGCACAGGCTATTATTGGCGAAGGCCTTAAAAATGTAGCCGCCGGCGCTAACCCTATGGACCTGAAACGCGGCATCGACAAAGCGGTGGAAGCCATTGTGGCCAACCTGCAGACACAGGCGCAGCCAGTAGGCCATACCGAAGAAAAGATCCGCCAGGTAGCCGCACTTTCCGCCAACAACGACGATACGATCGGCAAACTGATCGCCGAAGCCTTCGGTAAAGTTGGCAAAGAAGGCGTTATCACGGTAGAAGAAGCCAAAGGCACCGACACTACCGTAGAAGTAGTGGAAGGGATGCAGTTCGACCGGGGCTATCTCTCTCCCTATTTCGTGACTAACCCGGAAAAAATGCAGGCCGAGCTGGACAACCCCTACATTCTCATCTGCGATAAAAAAATCAGCGTGATGAAAGACATTCTCCATATCCTGGAGAAAACAGCCCAGAGCGGAAGACCGCTGCTCATCATCGCGGAAGACCTGGATGGTGAAGCACTCGCCACACTGGTAGTCAACAGGCTCCGTGGCACGCTCAAAATAGCCGCCGTAAAAGCACCCGGATTTGGCGACAGAAGGAAAGACCTGCTCGCGGACATTGCTATCCTCACCAAAGGCACCGTTATCAGCGAAGAACAGGGCTATAAGCTCGAAAACGCCGATCTCAGCCACCTCGGTACCGCTTCTTCTGTGATCATCACCAAAGACAATACCACCATCGTGGGCGGCCATGGCAACAAAGAAGATATCGATGGCCGCATTGCCCAGATAAGGGCACAGCTCAGCACCACGACTTCCACCTACGATAAGGAGAAACTACAGGAAAGACTGGCTAAGCTCAGCGGTGGCGTGGCCGTACTGTATGTAGGCGCTGCTACCGAAGTGGAAATGAAAGAGAAAAAAGACCGGGTGGACGACGCCCTGCACGCCACCCGCGCAGCCATAGAAGAAGGCATCGTACCCGGCGGCGGGGTGGCCTATGTACGTGCGGTGGCGGCCCTGCCGGACTTAAAAGGACTGAACGCCGATGAAAACACAGGCATCGCCCTGGTGAAAAGAGCAGTGGAAGAACCCCTGCGCCAGATTGTGTCCAACTGCGGCATAGAGGGCAGCGTTGTGGTACAGAAAATCAGAGAAGGCCAGGGCGACTACGGCTTCAATGCCCGGACCGAACAATATGAACCGTTACTACAGGCAGGCGTTATCGACCCCGCTAAAGTAACCCGCATTGCACTTGAAAATGCAGCTTCTATCGCCGGCATGTTACTCACCACCGAATGTGTGGTGGCCGACAAACCGAAGAAAGAAGCTCCTGCCACCGCCCCTGCAGGCATGGGAGGCATGGACTATTAA